The following proteins come from a genomic window of Doryrhamphus excisus isolate RoL2022-K1 chromosome 12, RoL_Dexc_1.0, whole genome shotgun sequence:
- the dtwd1 gene encoding tRNA-uridine aminocarboxypropyltransferase 1, which translates to MSSLAPGLSLHACCCDETTVSGDSADTQELSKQQPLLGLKLASHAVLEKVQQRGRSKCAKCGGSRMFFCYTCCLLVDINLQEIPDVKLPVKIDIIKHPNETDGKSTAVHAKILAPGDVTIYTYPCIPEFDKDKVVLVFPGPGAVTVQDIMQCLHERTRNPSGEPWLKRRKIENAPAATHTAEDHESGTADKRKSSESSAHPLQRVVFIDSTWNQTNKISTDERLQDLLQVELKTRKTCFWRSQKGKPDTYLATIEAIYYFLKDFHEQCLAQEYNGEYDNLLFFYSYLHTVVNKSMDRKKEALKRREKQ; encoded by the exons aTGAGCAGCTTGGCTCCAGGCCTGAGTCTTCACGCTTGTTGCTGTGATGAAACAACAGTCTCCGGTGATTCTGCAGACACTCAGGAGCTCTCCAAGCAACAACCTCTTCTAGGACTGAAATTAGCATCACATGCAGTGCTGGAGAAAGTGCAGCAGAGGGGCAGGTCAAAGTGTGCTAAATGCGGAGGATCAAGGATGTTCTTCTGCTACACATGCTGCTTATTAGTGGACATCAATCTGCAAGAAATTCCCGACGTCAAG CTTCCAGTGAAGATAGACATCATCAAGCACCCCAATGAGACAGATGGCAAGAGCACTGCTGTTCATGCCAAGATTCTTGCACCCGGTGATGTCACTATATACACATACCCCTGCATTCCAGAGTTTGATAAAGACAAG GTTGTGTTGGTGTTCCCTGGACCAGGTGCTGTCACAGTGCAAGACATAATGCAATGTTTGCACGAGAGGACACGTAACCCCTCTGGTGAACCTTGGTTAAAGAGACGGAAAATAGAAAATGCACCAGCTGCCACACACACCGCAGAGGACCATGAGTCAGGGACCGCAGATAAAAGAAAGAGCTCAGAATCAAGTGCACATCCTCTCCAGAGGGTGGTCTTCATTGACAGCACGTGGAACCAGACCAACAAAATCAGCACAGATGAGCGGTTACAAG ACCTGCTCCAAGTTGAGCTGAAGACGAGGAAAACATGTTTCTGGCGCTCTCAGAAAGGAAAACCAGACACATACCTGGCCACGATTGAAGCCATCTACTATTTTCTCAAGGACTTCCATGAGCAATGCCTTGCTCAAGAGTACAACGGAGAATATGATAACCTTCTCTTCTTCTACTCCTACCTGCACACAGTTGTCAATAAGTCGATGGATAGAAAGAAGGAAGCTTTGAAGAGAAGGGAAAAACAGTAA